Within Desulfobacterales bacterium, the genomic segment TGGCAAAAGGTGAAGCCATTGGCGCCATCTGCATGACTGAGCCGAATGCCGGCAGTGATTTAAAAGCGATTCAAACCAAAGCAACCCCCGTCGATGGCGGCTATCTGCTGAATGGCTCTAAAATTTTCATTACAAACGGCATTAATTGCGATGTGGCTATTGTGGCCGCTAGAATCGGGTCCGATAAAGGCGCCAAAACGATCTCGTTATTTCTCTGCGATGCCGCTGCCGATGGGTTTAAAAAAGGGCGAAAACTCGAAAAAATAGGTATCCGTTCAAACGATACGGCCGAGCTGTTTTTTGATGATGTGTTTGTCCCGGCAGAAAACCTGCTCGGCGAGGAAGGTCAAGGTTTTGCCATTATGATGAAAGAGCTGCCGCAAGAGCGAATATCGGTCGCGATTCGCGCTCAAGCGGCGGCACAGCACGCCTATGACATCACGGTGCCATATGTCAGGGAGCGAAAAGCCTTTGGTAAATCCATTATCGATTTTCAAAACACCCGTTTTGTCTTGGCTGAAATAAAAACCAAGCTTCAAGTCGGCTGGGCGCACATAGATGCCTGTTTGCAGGCTTTGCTGGATAAAGAACTCACCGTTTACCAGGCGGCCGCCGCCAAACTCTGGCATAGCGAGCTTCGCTTCGACGTTGCGGATGCTTGTCTGCAACTTTTCGGCGGATACGGTTATATGGAAGAATATGAAATCGCCAGACTTTGGCGGGATTCACGCTGCATGCGACTTTATGCCGGCACGTCCGAAATAATGAAAGATTTAATCAGCCGGTCTATCTAATTTTAGAATCAAAGATTCCAAGTGAGAGAATGGAAAGTAATTGTTGGATGAAAGGAAGGAAGGCTCTATGCTGAAGCGTTCTATCTACAATGATGATCACGAGCTGTTTCGCGATAGTGTTAAAGAATTTTATAAACGTGAGCTCTTGCCTAAGGTTGAAACGTGGGAGAAGGTCGGAATGGTAGATCGTGAGTTCTGGCTCGCCTGCGGCGCGCAAGGCCTGTTATTGCCGGACATACCGGAAGAATATGGCGGCGGTGGCCTTGATTTTAAAATCAACGCGATCATTTTGGAAGAAACGTCAATGGCAGGGACATGTGGTCCCGGTTTTGGCCCCCATAACGATATCGTCGCGCATTATATTAACACCTATGGTGCTGAAACGGTAAAGCAACAGTGGCTC encodes:
- a CDS encoding acyl-CoA dehydrogenase family protein, encoding MLKRTIYNEDHEMFRASVKEFFRRELLPKIDKWEKDGIVDREFWLAAGAQGLLLADIPEEYGGGGLDFRINAIIFEETQMAGTDGPGFGPQNDVIAPYIYNYGTETAKRYWLPKMAKGEAIGAICMTEPNAGSDLKAIQTKATPVDGGYLLNGSKIFITNGINCDVAIVAARIGSDKGAKTISLFLCDAAADGFKKGRKLEKIGIRSNDTAELFFDDVFVPAENLLGEEGQGFAIMMKELPQERISVAIRAQAAAQHAYDITVPYVRERKAFGKSIIDFQNTRFVLAEIKTKLQVGWAHIDACLQALLDKELTVYQAAAAKLWHSELRFDVADACLQLFGGYGYMEEYEIARLWRDSRCMRLYAGTSEIMKDLISRSI